The following proteins come from a genomic window of Macadamia integrifolia cultivar HAES 741 chromosome 14, SCU_Mint_v3, whole genome shotgun sequence:
- the LOC122062141 gene encoding uncharacterized protein LOC122062141, producing MKLVWCPDTASKAYIDTVKSCELFEESSVAELVSAMAAGWKAKVIVEAWSVGGVVSTSIGLAVASRHTGARHVCVVQDERSRLEYVEAMLRGVGVSPEVIVGEAKEVMMGISEVDFLVVDLRRKDFARVLRVARFSNQGAVVVCKHANAVGTSFRLRGVLPLTTRVVRTVCLPVGKGLDIVHVGSSSSGGDGDGGGGGGGTGSVTKGTGRWIRHVDEESGEEHLFRK from the exons ATGAAGCTTGTTTGGTGTCCCGATACGGCTTCAAAGGCCTACATCGATACTGTTAAATCA tGTGAGCTATTTGAAGAATCGAGTGTGGCGGAGCTGGTATCTGCCATGGCGGCGGGATGGAAAGCGAAGGTGATCGTGGAAGCGTGGTCAGTCGGCGGAGTGGTATCGACCAGTATAGGTCTCGCTGTGGCCAGCCGTCACACGGGGGCGAGACATGTATGTGTGGTGCAGGATGAACGGTCGAGATTGGAGTATGTGGAAGCGATGTTGCGTGGGGTAGGGGTGTCGCCGGAAGTTATAGTGGGAGAGGCGAAGGAGGTGATGATGGGGATATCGGAGGTGGACTTCTTGGTGGTGGATCTTCGCCGGAAGGACTTTGCCAGGGTATTGAGAGTGGCAAGGTTCAGCAACCAGGGTGCGGTGGTGGTGTGCAAGCATGCGAACGCTGTAGGGACCAGTTTTAGGTTGCGTGGGGTTTTGCCCTTAACGACACGTGTCGTGCGGACGGTATGTCTTCCGGTAGGGAAGGGTTTGGATATTGTACATGTGGGGAGTAGCAGCAGcggtggtgatggtgatggtggtggtggtggtggtggtaccGGCTCCGTCACCAAAGGCACCGGTCGTTGGATCAGACACGTGGACGAGGAATCTGGGGAAGAGCATTTGTTCCGGAAATGA